The Oscillospiraceae bacterium genome has a window encoding:
- a CDS encoding GNAT family protein, producing METQRLIIRRFRPEDGADLFDYLSREEVVRFEPYGVVSREQAERAAARRAEDETFWAVCKKEKDGGKLIGNIYMAKQEFDTWELGYVFNSDFWGKGYAYETAKALMNSVFINQGAHRIIAKCNPKNERSWKLLERLGMRREGYLRQCVWFKKDQNGNPLWQDTYEYGILAEEWERLADITQSCPSCE from the coding sequence ATGGAGACGCAACGGTTAATCATCAGAAGATTCCGGCCTGAGGACGGTGCGGATTTATTCGATTATCTTTCGCGTGAGGAGGTCGTCCGGTTTGAGCCGTATGGAGTGGTTTCACGGGAACAGGCCGAGCGGGCAGCGGCAAGACGGGCCGAGGACGAGACTTTTTGGGCGGTGTGCAAAAAAGAGAAAGACGGCGGAAAACTGATCGGGAATATTTATATGGCCAAACAGGAGTTTGATACTTGGGAGCTTGGCTATGTGTTTAACTCCGATTTTTGGGGCAAGGGGTATGCATACGAAACGGCAAAAGCGCTGATGAACTCCGTGTTTATAAATCAAGGCGCGCATCGGATCATTGCGAAGTGCAATCCGAAAAACGAGCGTTCATGGAAATTGCTCGAGCGGCTGGGAATGCGCCGCGAGGGGTATCTGCGGCAGTGCGTCTGGTTTAAAAAAGATCAGAACGGAAATCCGCTCTGGCAGGACACCTATGAATACGGGATTTTGGCCGAGGAATGGGAGAGATTGGCGGATATCACACAGAGCTGCCCTTCCTGCGAATAA
- a CDS encoding transposase, with protein MPKGIPNKRYTPEFKVMVVEAMRKEGLSSRETARLYDVSSHHQVQNWERIYLTEGPEGFQIERRGRGSKGRPMKLAQPVEKDLLAEVQRLRAENAS; from the coding sequence ATGCCAAAAGGGATACCAAACAAGCGATACACGCCGGAGTTTAAGGTTATGGTGGTGGAGGCAATGCGAAAAGAGGGGCTTAGCAGCAGGGAGACAGCAAGGTTATATGACGTTAGCAGCCATCATCAGGTACAAAACTGGGAACGCATCTACCTTACAGAAGGACCGGAGGGTTTTCAGATCGAGCGGCGTGGACGAGGCAGTAAAGGAAGGCCGATGAAACTGGCTCAACCAGTTGAGAAAGATTTACTTGCAGAGGTGCAGCGGCTGCGTGCGGAGAATGCATCCTAA
- a CDS encoding plasmid pRiA4b ORF-3 family protein: MVPNDPIYRLYAELKDYEPKIWRRFEISNAVSMARLGYVLMVLFEMKGYHLFGFDVPVKENFIRCVGDEIDNPYNRQALKTFNKHPEKAQLRVEFIMEDDDFEPQGWTEHAAQIKLKNVLDHEGERMIFEYDYGDGWQAEITVERIYKEKELPAKELPRVLDGEGFGILEDCGGPLALSDIAVLLKTKKGKEYEEFLEWYGSAPDLAAFHIDEMNNRLKKLPRAFRDSYELGKELSDSTVDFLERRY, from the coding sequence ATGCCGAACTGAAGGATTACGAGCCGAAAATTTGGAGGCGGTTTGAGATATCGAACGCCGTCTCGATGGCGCGGCTGGGATATGTTTTGATGGTGCTCTTTGAGATGAAAGGGTATCATCTGTTCGGATTCGATGTTCCGGTGAAGGAGAATTTTATCAGGTGCGTCGGCGATGAGATCGACAATCCATACAATCGGCAAGCCCTTAAAACATTTAACAAGCACCCGGAAAAAGCGCAGCTTCGGGTTGAGTTCATTATGGAGGACGACGATTTTGAACCGCAAGGTTGGACGGAGCATGCGGCGCAGATTAAACTGAAAAATGTGCTTGACCACGAAGGCGAACGTATGATATTTGAATATGATTACGGGGACGGCTGGCAGGCAGAGATAACGGTTGAGCGAATTTATAAGGAAAAGGAACTGCCCGCGAAAGAGCTGCCGCGCGTTTTGGACGGCGAGGGGTTCGGTATTCTCGAGGACTGCGGCGGTCCGTTGGCACTCTCGGATATCGCAGTGCTTTTAAAAACGAAAAAGGGTAAGGAATATGAAGAGTTTTTAGAATGGTACGGAAGCGCCCCCGATCTGGCGGCGTTTCATATTGATGAGATGAATAATCGGCTGAAAAAACTGCCGAGAGCTTTTCGCGACAGCTATGAACTCGGGAAAGAGCTGTCTGACAGTACCGTGGATTTTTTGGAGCGGAGATATTAA